The proteins below come from a single Sphingomonas carotinifaciens genomic window:
- a CDS encoding arginyltransferase, whose translation MTAPFRFPRFFVTSPAPCPYLPGRQERKVFTELNGAHAGELNDALGRIGFRRSQSVAYRPSCSGCAACVSVRIVSGEFVPNASQRKLLKRNADLEVTACRPWATDEQYQLLRHYLSLRHPGGGMSGMDEDDYADMVEHSPVDSLIVEYREPTVDGRRGRLVGACLTDRQADGLSMIYSFFAADGAGRAGMGNFIIMDHILRGHAAGLPYVYLGYWVQGSPRMAYKIKYRPIEALGPNGWRRIAPDAEPIPAELKSPVPV comes from the coding sequence GTGACCGCGCCATTCCGCTTTCCGCGCTTCTTCGTCACCTCGCCGGCCCCCTGCCCCTATCTGCCGGGCCGGCAGGAGCGCAAGGTGTTCACCGAGCTGAACGGCGCGCATGCCGGCGAGCTGAACGACGCGCTCGGCCGCATTGGCTTCCGCCGCAGCCAGAGCGTCGCCTATCGTCCGTCGTGCAGCGGCTGCGCTGCCTGCGTCTCGGTGCGCATCGTCAGCGGCGAATTCGTGCCCAATGCCAGCCAGCGCAAGCTACTGAAGCGCAACGCCGATCTGGAGGTGACCGCGTGCCGCCCCTGGGCGACGGACGAGCAATATCAACTGCTGCGCCACTATCTCTCGCTGCGCCATCCCGGCGGCGGCATGTCGGGCATGGACGAGGACGATTATGCCGACATGGTGGAGCATTCGCCCGTCGACTCGCTGATCGTCGAATATCGCGAGCCCACCGTCGATGGCCGCCGCGGCCGCCTGGTCGGCGCCTGCCTGACCGACCGGCAGGCGGACGGCCTGTCGATGATCTACAGCTTCTTTGCCGCCGACGGTGCAGGGCGGGCCGGCATGGGCAATTTCATCATCATGGATCACATCCTGCGCGGCCACGCCGCCGGACTTCCTTATGTCTATCTCGGCTATTGGGTGCAGGGCTCGCCCCGCATGGCCTACAAGATCAAATACCGCCCGATCGAGGCACTCGGCCCCAATGGCTGGCGCCGCATCGCCCCCGACGCCGAGCCGATCCCGGCCGAACTGAAATCCCCCGTGCCGGTATGA